One window of the Eucalyptus grandis isolate ANBG69807.140 chromosome 6, ASM1654582v1, whole genome shotgun sequence genome contains the following:
- the LOC104449238 gene encoding RNA-binding protein 1, with protein MEVERLKLYVGGIPRETTEEALREHFVKYGVVSRAVVPKEREARTPRGFAFVWFADRASAKAALEDEEHVILGKKVLVREAYKTEHHPNQQVKPGQNHSCRMCGSSFNGNGANNTRFRSRKIFVGGLPTSLTEDEFKNFFERFGETTDVVIMLDLHRRPRGFGFVTFASEESVEDVMKNNFYELHGRFVEVKRAIPKEAHNPCHDSCEVDGQSGRGWDYRDYSPVYYPAYPSRQYESFRHYGSYYQEYRWVPYGASAYSVSHAVHFNGPGLAYIDDMFGYYGMPIPMYNGYMPNGFNTVTSQDGFVENVYDAPALPRIEELKLNDCKGRG; from the exons ATGGAAGTCGAAAGGTTGAAGCTTTACGTGGGAGGCATTCCGAGGGAGACGACTGAGGAGGCGCTGCGGGAGCACTTCGTCAAGTACGGCGTCGTTTCCCGCGCGGTCGTCCCGAAGGAGCGGGAGGCCAGGACGCCGAGGGGATTCGCCTTCGTCTGGTTCGCCGACCGCGCTTCGGCGAAGGCCGCGCTTGAGGATGAGGAGCACGTCATTCTCGGGAAGAAG GTGCTGGTAAGGGAGGCATACAAAACCGAGCACCATCCGAACCAACAAGTTAAGCCTGGCCAAAACCATAGTTGTAGGATGTGTGGGAGCAGTTTCAATGGTAATGGCGCTAACAACACACGGTTTAGGAGTAGAAAGATATTCGTTGGGGGTTTACCAACTAGCTTGACGGAGGATGAGTTCAAGAACTTTTTCGAGAGGTTTGGCGAGACCACAGATGTGGTGATAATGCTCGACCTCCATCGAAGGCCTAGGGGTTTTGGTTTTGTCACCTTTGCATCAGAGGAGTCGGTTGAGGATGTGATGAAGAACAACTTTTATGAGCTCCATGGTAGGTTTGTGGAGGTCAAGAGGGCTATTCCAAAGGAAGCACACAACCCTTGCCACGATAGTTGTGAAGTGGATGGTCAATCAGGGAGAGGATGGGATTATCGTGATTACTCGCCAGTTTATTATCCTGCATATCCATCTCGTCAGTACGAGTCGTTTCGTCATTATGGTTCATATTATCAGGAATATAGATGGGTTCCATATGGAGCCAGTGCATACTCTGTTTCTCATGCGGTTCATTTCAATGGTCCTGGACTTGCCTACATAGATGATATGTTTGGATATTATGGAATGCCAATTCCCATGTACAATGGGTATATGCCAAATGGATTTAATACTGTGACGAGTCAAGATGGATTTGTTGAGAATGTGTATGATGCACCAGCTCTGCCACGGATTGAGGAGTTGAAGCTGAACGATTGCAAAGGGCGAGGCTAA
- the LOC104449240 gene encoding pre-mRNA-processing protein 40A — MANNSQSPGAQSLWPPPSGTLGTQNFGSSLPMQYRAVIPPQQGQTYLPMNSQHFRPAGQDQLPQFSHPMQQLPQRSSQPSYTPSSQALSMPYAQTNRPLSTNSAQPSAPPFHNPMPGVGGPGAPLGSSYAFAPSFGHQQNNVGAPSHIQPIAPMHAPVAGQPWLASGARGALPAMPIQQTGQQAPVTSPPDAAVNASNPSQQSASDWQEHEASNGKRYYYNKKTKQSSWEKPLELMTPIERADASTVWKEFTNADGRKYYYNKDTKQSVWSIPEELKLARELALKATGEGLAESGTTAQGPAASDSGSTEAPAAANAVSPVPVTSALPLANATQTTTAGPSTTAGVPSSSAMVNDAGFQAVAVSAPPTTVSGSSSMSPAFGTANSSGASFQTVVSQDAAFSGDGASLQDIEEAKREMAVAGKVNETPVEEKAPEDEPVVYPSKQEAKNAFKALLESVNVQSDWTWEQTMREIINDRRYSALKTLGERKQAFNEYLGQRRKVEAEERRVRQKKAKEEFTKMLEECTELTSSVKWSKAVTMFENDERFKAVERNRDREDLFENYMVELGRKEKEKAVEEHKHHVAEYRKYLESCDFIKVNSQWRKIVDRLEDDERCSRLEKIDRLLIYQDYVRDLEKEEEEQKKIQKEQLRRSERKNRDAFRKLMEEHIAAGTLNAKTLWHDYCLKVKDMSEYQAVASNTSGSTPKELFEDVMEELEKQYHDDKTRVKDAMKSGKISMASTWTFEDFKASILEDIGAPLISVVNSKLVYEELLERAKEKEEKEAKKRRHLADDFTELLYTIKEITATSDWEECKPLFEDSHEFKLMGDESFSREIFEEYKAYLQEKAKEKGRKREEEKARKEKEREDKEKRKDKERKEKEKDREREKGKEKSKKDETDSETADLNDIHDYKDDKKKEKEKDRKHRKRHQTASDDVNSDRDEKDSKRSKKHGSDRKKSRKHAHSPESDVESRHKRHKRDHRDGSRRSGYEELEDGELGEDGEIQ, encoded by the exons ATGGCCAATAATTCCCAATCCCCAGGTGCACAG TCGCTTTGGCCTCCTCCATCTGGAACTTTAGGAACTCAGAACTTTGGATCATCATTACCCATGCAA TACCGAGCGGTTATTCCACCACAGCAAGGGCAGACATATCTTCCCATGAATTCCCAACATTTTCGACCAGCTGGACAAGATCAACTGCCTCAGTTTTCTCACCCAATGCAGCAGTTACCTCAAAGGTCTAGTCAGCCTAGTTATACTCCTTCATCGCAGGCTTTGTCAATGCCTTATGCTCAAACAAATAGGCCTTTGTCAACTAACTCTGCCCAGCCAAGTGCTCCTCCATTTCATAATCCGATGCCTGGTGTAGGTGGCCCTGGAGCACCTCTTGGTTCATCTTACGCT TTTGCACCATCTTTTGGCCATCAACAGAATAATGTTGGTGCACCATCTCATATTCAGCCAATAGCTCCAATGCATGCACCTGTTGCTGGACAGCCTTGGTTGGCCTCTGGAGCTCGGGGTGCATTACCTGCGATGCCAATTCAGCAGACCGGACAACAAGCTCCAGTTACTTCCCCTCCAGATGCA GCTGTTAATGCTTCAAACCCCTCTCAGCAGTCAGCATCTGATTGGCAAGAGCATGAGGCTTCTAATGGGAAACG ATATTACTACAACAAGAAGACCAAACAGTCCAGTTGGGAAAAACCTCTAGAATTGATGACACCCATTGAG AGAGCGGATGCGTCTACCGTGTGGAAGGAGTTTACAAATGCAGATGGAAGAAA ATATTATTACAATAAGGATACAAAGCAATCTGTATGGTCAATTCCTGAGGAATTGAAG TTAGCTCGGGAACTTGCTCTAAAAGCTACTGGGGAAGGACTTGCTGAGTCAGGAACAACAGCTCAAGGCCCTGCTGCCAGTGATAGTGGATCAACTGAAGCACCTGCCGCAGCAAATGCAGTTAGCCCTGTTCCAGTCACTTCTGCTCTTCCTTTGGCTAATGCAACCCAGACAACAACAGCAGGTCCATCAACTACTGCTGGTGTGCCTTCCTCCTCTGCAATGGTGAATGATGCTGGATTTCAAGCCGTGGCAGTATCCGCTCCGCCCACTACAGTTTCAGGAAGTTCCAGCATGTCTCCGGCTTTCGGCACTGCTAACTCATCAGG GGCTAGCTTTCAAACTGTCGTATCTCAAGATGCGGCATTCTCTGGGGATGGCGCCTCTTTGCAGGATATTGAG GAGGCAAAAAGAGAAATGGCAGTGGCTGGGAAGGTTAATGAGACTCCTGTAGAGGAGAAAGCCCCAGAAGACGAACCTGTAGTATATCCTAGTAAGCAG GAGGCTAAGAATGCATTCAAAGCCCTTCTGGAGTCCGTGAATGTTCAGTCTGACTGGACTTGGGAGCAG ACAATGAGAGAGATTATCAACGACCGAAGATACAGTGCTCTTAAGACACTTGGTGAGCGAAAACAAGCATTCAATGAG TACTTGggtcaaagaagaaaagtggAAGCGGAGGAAAGGCGTGTGAGGCAGAAGAAAGCTAAGGAAGAATTCACGAAGATGTTAGAA GAGTGTACGGAGCTCACATCTTCTGTAAAATGGAG CAAAGCAGTGACTATGTTTGAAAATGATGAACGATTCAAGGCTGTTGAACGGAATAGAGACCGGGAAGATCTTTTTGAAAACTATATGGTGGAACTTGGAAGGAAG GAAAAGGAGAAGGCTGTTGAGGAGCACAAGCACCATGTTGCTGAATACCGAAAATATCTGGAATCATGTGACTTCATTAAA GTGAACAGCCAGTGGCGAAAAATTGTTGATCGTTTAGAAGATGATGAAAGATGCTCACGTCTTGAAAAAATTGACAGATTGCTCATTTATCAG GATTACGTCCGTGActtggagaaggaagaagaggaacaaaagaagataCAGAAG GAACAACTGAGGAGGTCTGAGCGGAAAAACCGTGATGCATTTCGTAAACTGATGGAAGAACATATTGCTGCGGGCACACTCAATGCTAAGACTCTCTGGCATGATTATTGTTTGAAG GTTAAAGACATGTCCGAGTATCAGGCAGTTGCATCAAATACCTCTGGTTCGACTCCTAAAGAATTGTTTGAGGATGTCATGGAGGAACTAGAAAAACAG TACCATGATGATAAAACTCGTGTAAAAGATGCAATGAAGTCAGGGAAG ATTTCTATGGCATCAACATGGACTTTTGAGGATTTCAAGGCTTCCATCTTGGAAGATATTGGTGCCCCACTTATATCGGTTGTTAACTCGAAG CTTGTGTATGAGGAGCTTCTTGAAAGAGccaaggagaaggaagaaaaagaagcaaaaaaacgCCGCCATCTTGCTGATGACTTCACCGAATTATTGTATACAATAAAG GAAATTACTGCAACTTCTGATTGGGAGGAGTGCAAACCTCTGTTTGAAGATAGCCATGAATTTAA ATTGATGGGGGATGAGAGCTTTAGTAGAGAGATTTTTGAGGAATACAAAGCTTATTTGCAGGAAAAGGCAAAGGAGAAGGGACGCAAGCGTGAGGAAGAAAAG gctagaaaagaaaaagagagggaggacaAAGAGAAACGCAAGGacaaggagagaaaagagaaggagaaagatcgtgaaagagagaagggaaaggagAAATCCAAGAAGGATGAAACTGACAGTGAAACTGCAGATTTGAATGATATACACGATTACAAAGatgacaagaagaaagaaaaggaaaaggatagGAAGCATCGTAAGCGCCATCAGACTGCCAGTGACGATGTCAACTCTGACCGGGATGAAAAAGATTCCAAAAGATCTAAAAAACATGGTAGCGATCGCAAAAAATCAAGGAAG CATGCACATTCACCTGAATCAGATGTTGAGAGTCGCCATAAGAGACATAAGAGAGATCACCGAGATGGTTCACGCCGGAGTGGTTATGAGGAGCTAGAAGATGGTGAACTTGGTGAAGACGGGGAAATCCAGTAG
- the LOC104449239 gene encoding LOW QUALITY PROTEIN: GPI mannosyltransferase 2 (The sequence of the model RefSeq protein was modified relative to this genomic sequence to represent the inferred CDS: inserted 1 base in 1 codon) has product MPPSNSYESLVLKSALASRFLLITLIILWRSLLDPYDTSATLNPNCLSSTSSSSSAEKPALWPSLGSAIESNIVWDSVYYVRIAQCGYEYEQTYAFXPLLPFLISISSRTVLLPLVPVIGYRAVLGLSGYLISNIAFVFAAVYFYRLSVIVLKDTKASLRASILFCFNPASIFYTSIYSESLYALFSIGGVYHWLSGAQSIAVLWLAFSGLARSNGMLNAGYICFHTMLRAYEALIYKKRTSLAMQVLAVGILRCLFIFVPFMSFQAFGYYNMCHGQHLDDIRPWCRGRIPTMYNYIQGHYWGVGFLKYFHLKQMPNFLLASPILTLTLCSILTYGRTWYKLLFSLGFQASLEEMSAEFLLQPVAFSRAKTCSPDNKSSNDKVKASIMVLLAEPRYLRRRKQMIDRAKPSTQVKENELLNESPYLSASIFPFIVHLGFMGATAFFVMHVQVATRFLSASAPLYWFAAYLMISPSSRRWGYLIWAYCGAYILLGSLLFPNFYPFT; this is encoded by the exons ATGCCTCCTTCAAACAGCTATGAATCTCTAGTCCTGAAATCCGCATTGGCGTCAAGGTTCCTCCTCATCACGCTCATCATCCTCTGGCGATCTCTTCTTGATCCTTATGACACCTCTGCGACCTTAAACCCTAATTGCCTCTCAAGtacctcatcctcatcttctgcTGAAAAGCCAGCGCTATGGCCGAGCCTTGGCTCGGCGATCGAGAGCAACATCGTGTGGGATAGCGTGTACTATGTTCGGATTGCTCAGTGCGGCTATGAGTATGAGCAGACTTACGCAT TCCCTCTGCTCCCCTTCCTCATCTCCATTTCATCTCGAACAG TTCTTCTTCCGTTGGTTCCTGTGATCGGATACAGAGCAGTCTTGGGACTTTCAGGCTACCTCATCAGTAACATTGCCTTTGTGTTCGCTGCGGTATATTTCTACAG GCTTTCAGTGATTGTCTTGAAGGACACAAAGGCATCTCTAAGGGCTTCTATCTTGTTCTGCTTCAACCCGGCTTCAATATTTTACACATCCAT TTATTCAGAAAGTCTGTATGCTCTTTTCTCAATTGGAGGGGTATATCACTGGCTTTCCGGTGCACAGAGTATAGCTGTTCTGTGGCTTGCTTTTTCAGGTTTGGCAAGGTCAAACGGAATGCTTAATGCTGGCTATATCTGTTTTCATACAATGCTCAGGGCTTACGAAGCTTTGATCTACAAAAAGCGCACTTCT CTGGCAATGCAGGTTTTGGCTGTTGGAATCCTGCGCTGTCTTTTTATATTTGTTCCATTTATGTCTTTCCAAGCTTTTGGATACTACAACATGTGCCATGGGCAGCATTTAGATGACATTAGACCTTGGTGCAGAGGGAGAATACCTACCATGTACAATTACATCCAAGGTCATTATTG gGGAGTAGGGTTCTTAAAATACTTCCATCTAAAACAGATGCCAAATTTTCTGCTAGCATCTCCCATCTTGACCTTAACACTTTGCTCGATATTGACCTATGGTAGAACATGGTATAAGCTCCTCTTTTCACTAGGATTTCAAGCTTCTCTTGAAGAGATGTCTGCGGAATTTCTCCTTCAACCAGTAGCATTTTCTAGGGCAAAAACTTGCTCTCCAGATAATAAGAGTAGTAATGATAAAG TTAAAGCCAGCATTATGGTGCTTCTAGCAGAACCTCGCTACCTTAGGAGGAGGAAACAAATGATTGATAGAGCAAAGCCTTCAACTCAAGTAAAAGAGAATGAATTGCTTAACGAGTCACCATACCTGTCTGCCTCCATATTCCCGTTCATAGTACACTTGGGGTTCATGGGAGCAACAGCATTTTTTGTCATGCATGTGCAG GTTGCCACTCGTTTTTTGTCTGCCAGTGCTCCGCTCTATTGGTTTGCTGCATATTTAATGATTTCTCCTAGTTCTCGGAGATGGGGATATTTGATTTGGGCCTATTGTGGAGCCTATATCCTTCTTGGCAGTTTACTCTTCCCAAACTTTTACCCATTCACATGA
- the LOC104449241 gene encoding uncharacterized protein LOC104449241, producing the protein MLTAHASPMESRAKTDRVKQLGELLQEEQEPFVLEVYLSERRYANRSGSLRRSSSSGQQTSRKSIVRLSKLLRTVYNKVASLNGKKHGVKNGERSEETGIADASTKQEAGDADRFSMSSDVTTYFSCSESDKEGKHASSENEHASYDSICLQNLNNAKKEQGEKDSTIQWSVEKDKEQFDHVSVTEQANYLAPLHDWQQDLQHPPARQEASAPTCKIVLPMKMIEDSVFSASILEILFHCSKDKQSFTRTEEASQASDSNASYSYLNSKMILQQTKRLLFDCVKEIIQTHERKEKAKRHNRVALGPEEIGKLICDKIVAWGRTSRDETSTTELLSSDYSDTVEEWEDCALQKRQISREVGDAIVEEITNEIVLDMIDLQLPRM; encoded by the exons ATGCTCACTGCCCACGCTAGTCCTATGGAATCCAGAGCCAAAACTGATCGAGTCAAACAGCTTGGAGAGCTTCTCCAAGAAGAGCAAGAGCCTTTTGTTCTTGAAGTGTATCTTTCGGAGAGACGGTATGCGAACAGGAGCGGGTCTTTGAGGAGGTCGAGCAGCAGCGGTCAACAGACGAGTCGAAAGAGCATTGTTCGGCTTTCGAAGTTGCTGAGAACTGTCTACAACAAGGTTGCCTCTTTAAATGGGAAGAAGCATGGAGTGAAGAACGGGGAAAGAAGTGAAGAGACTGGTATTGCTGATGCTAGTACTAAACAGGAAGCCGGCGATGCTGACAGATTTTCCATGTCCAGCGATGTGACGACTTACTTTTCTTGCTCCGAGAGCGATAAAGAAGGAAAACACGCTTCTTCAGAAAACGAGCATGCATCATATGACTCAATCTGTCTTCAGAATTTGAACAACGCAAAGAAGGAACAG GGTGAGAAGGATTCAACGATCCAATGGAGCGTAGAGAAGGACAAGGAGCAGTTCGACCATGTCTCGGTGACGGAACAAGCGAATTACCTCGCGCCCCTTCATGATT GGCAGCAGGATTTGCAGCATCCTCCTGCAAGGCAAGAGGCCAGTGCGCCAACTTGCAAAATTGTCCTGCCAATGAAGATGATTGAAGATTCCGTATTTTCTGCTTCCATCTTGGAAATACTATTCCACTGCTCAAAAGACAAGCAAAGCTTCACCAGAACAGAAGAAGCCAGCCAGGCCTCGGACTCGAACGCTTCGTACAGTTACTTGAACTCGAAAATGATATTGCAGCAGACAAAGCGGCTTCTGTTCGATTGTGTGAAGGAAATTATACAGACCCATGAGCGGAAGGAGAAAGCGAAACGACACAACCGAGTTGCCTTGGGGCCCGAGGAGATCGGGAAGCTCATATGCGACAAGATCGTGGCGTGGGGCAGAACATCCAGAGACGAAACGAGCACGACCGAGCTGCTCTCTTCGGACTACTCGGATACAGTAGAAGAATGGGAGGATTGTGCTCTACAAAAGAGGCAAATAAGTAGGGAAGTTGGAGATGCTATCGTAGAAGAGATCACAAACGAAATTGTTCTAGACATGATTGATTTGCAGTTACCAAGGATGTGA